GTGTCGGGATCACGCCCACCGATTACCGCAAGACCTTCGCGACGGCAGTCGGCTAGCCGCCCTCGCCGGCCAATGCGAAGCGGCCGTCCGAGGTCTGCTCGACCAATCCGTCGACCAGCAACGAGTCCAGGGCGCGGTCGCGTTGGGCTATGTCGGACAGCCACACCACGTCGAGCTGTGCCCGCGTCACGGGAATGCTGCTGCCGCGTAATACATCCAGCAATCGGCCTCGTACCTGGCGATCCGTACCGGCGTACTTCTGCACCGGACGGGCGGGTGTGTCCAATTCAGGTCGGCCCGCCTCGTGCCACGTGCAGGAACTGAGCGGACATAGCGGGCACTGCGGCGCGCGGGCGGTGCACACCAGGGCGCCCAGCTCCATGAGTGCCGCCGAGAACCGTGCCCCGTTGTCGACGGGCAGCAATGCCTCGGCGTCCCGCAGGTCCCGTGCCGATGGTGCGGAGTCGGCGACGCCATGGACCACTCGCGCGATCACTCGGCGAACATTGGTGTCCACCACGGGAACTCGCTGCCCATAGCCGAAGCAGGCAATGGCCCGCGCGGTGTACGCCCCGACTCCGGGCAACGTCAGCAATGTCTCCACGTCGTCGGGAACCTGGTCGCCATAGTCGCGGGCCAGCACCGTGGCGCATTCGTGTAGGCGCATGGCGCGACGCGGGTATCCCAGCTTTCCCCAGGCGCGTAGTACTTCTGCCACAGAGGTTTTCGCCATCGCGGACGGAACTGGCCAGCGTGCCACCCATTCCCGCCACACCGGTTCCACCCGGGACACCGGGGTCTGCTGGAGCATCACTTCGCTGATGAGGATGTGCCACGGCGTCGCTTCCGGATGGCGCCAGGGAAGGTCTCGTTCGGCGACATCAAACCAGCTCAAAAGTTCGTCAGGGCACAATGACGGGTATGACAGCTGATCCGAGGTCCGCCTGGAAGGCACTCAAAGAGGGTAACCAGCGTTTTGTGGGTGGCTTTCCGCAGCACCCGAGCCAGAGCATTACGCGTCGGGCCGAGCTGGCCAATGGTCAGAACCCCAATGTGCTGTTGTTCGGCTGTTCGGACAGCCGGGTGGCCGCGGAAATCATTTTCGACCAGGGCCTGGGCGACATGTTCATCGTGCGTACCGCCGGTCAGGTGATCGACTCCGCCGTCCTGGGCTCGATCGAGTACGCGGTGGCGGTACTGGGTGTGCCGTTGATCGCGATCCTGGGTCACGACTCGTGTGGCGCGGTGGGGGCCACGGTGGCCGCCCTGGACACCGGAGAGGTGCCCGGCGGGTACATCCGGGACTTGGTGGTGCGGGTGATGCCCTCGATTCTGGGTGGCCGCAAGGACGGGCTGTCCCGGATTGATGAGTTCGAGGCCCGCCACGTCGAAGAGACCGGCATCAAACTGCTGCAGCGCTCGCAGGTGGTCGCCGATGCGGTCAAGGCCAACAAGCTCGCCATCGTGTACCTGACCTACAAACTCGCCGACGGACGCATCGTTTTACACGGCCACGTCGGCGACATCGGCGAGTAAAGATCTCAAAACCCCAGGTCAACGTGCATTCGGTAAACGTCACATGGCATCTCGATGCCCGTGATGGGAGAATTAGACGGAATGCAGATTTCTCTGGGGGAGGGATGGGTAGTTCAGTGTGTACGTTGCTGCCACACGGGGGTGGCGACCGATGAGCCGCGATACTGGTCGCAGGCGGCCAAAGCACGCACTGCCCAAATCAAATAACCGCTGGTCAATAAGTAAAACTGCGGCTGGTCGAGCAGTCTTCGCTCTGCTGGCGTGCGCCAGCCTGGTGGTAACCGGCGCCGGTTGGCAGGTGTTTTACAAGGCGTTCAGTCATGTCCCCACTTCGGGTGCGGAGGCCGAAGGCGGCAAGTCCAGCGACGGCTCGATGAACATGCTGCTCATCGGTCTGGATTCGCGGAAGGACCAGGACGGAAACGACCTGCCGAAGGCGGTCCTGAGCCAGCTGCATGCCGGTGATTCGGATGCCGGCGGCTACAACACCAACACCCTGATCCTCGTGCACGTCGGCGCGGACAACAAGGTCACCGCGTTCTCGATTCCCCGCGACGACTGGGTCCCGGCCGAGGGCATACCCGGTTACAAACACATCAAGATCAAGGAAGCCTACGGCCTGACCAAGGCCAATGAGGCGGACAAGCTCGTCAACGAGGGCATCACCGATCAAGCGACGCTGGAGCAGCAGAGCCGTGAGGCCGGCAGGCGCGCCACCCTTAATGCCGTGCACCGGCTTACTGGTCAGCCCATCGACTACTTCGCCGAGGTCAACTTGGTCGGCTTCTACGACTTGGCCTCCGAGCTGGGTGGGGTCACCGTCTGCCTGAACAATGCCGTCTACGACAGCTATTCGGGTGCGAACTTCCAGGCCGGAGAACAAACTCTCAACGCCTCACAGGCCCTGGCGTTCGTGCGTCAACGCCACGGCCTGGAAAACGGTGACCTGGACCGAACCCATCGCCAGCAGGCCTTCCTGATCTCGGTGATGCAGCAGTTGCGCAATGCCGGCACCCTCACCGACATCACCAAACTGAACGGTCTGATGAACGTCGTCCACAAGGACGTTGTGCTGTCAAAGGGCTGGACCGAGAAGCAGTTCCAGCGCATAGGACAGATCGCGGACGGCAACGTGAACTTCCAGACGCTGCCGGTGGTGCGGTACGACACCATCAATGGTGCCGACGTGAACATCGTCGACCCGGTGGCGATCCGGGCCAAGGTGGCCGCCGCGTTCAAGGGGGAGGACGCCGCGCCCGCGTCCGCTCCCGCGACGCCCACGAGCACCGTCGACGTGGTGAATGCCACCTCGACGTCGGGTCTGGCATCAACGATTTCGTCGGCACTGGTGAGCCGCGGTTACACCAAGGGCGACGTGCGGGATCCGGAAAGCGGCGAATCGACCAGTACCACCATCGATTACGGCGCAGGTGCCGATGCCGACGCCAAGACCATGTCCACAATGTTGGGCATTGATGTGAAGCCCAGTGCGGATCCCGCGTTGGCGCCCGGACGAATTCGGGTCATGCTGGGAGACGGATACTCTGCGCCGTCCGATGTCTTGAGTGCCGAAGACAGCGGCACCGCGAGTTCGATGGCCGGCTCGTTGAGTTCGGAGGACTACGCACCGCCGGACTCGGGTAAGCCGGTTGTTGGCAGCAGTGGCATTCCCTGCGTGAACTAGTGCCCGGTGCGCCGGAACGGCTCTGCCGCGTCACCCTCAATTAGCACTGTGAAGTCTGTGTAGCTCGCCGACACGCCGAGCGAGGTCGGCCATCCTATAGTGACCTGCGCTTACCGTTGAATCGTGATTGACATGCACCCCTCAGGCCCGCTGCCTTCGGAGATCTATTGGCGGCGCCGCGCCCTCGCGATCGGTGTGGCGGTGGTTGTTGTCGCCATCGTCGCCGCGGTGATCTTCGCGCTGGTCGGTGGCAGTGCAGGAGCCGACACCAAGGCCGCGGATCAGCCTGCTGAAGCGACGGCACCCGCCGGTAAGCCGGTCATTCTGCCGCCCAACGAGATCCAGAAGCCGACCGACAAGCCCGTGGATGCGCCGGTCCACGACGGACCGCCCATCGCCAAGCCCGAATTGGTGCCGCCAGTGGCGTTGAACGCCGGCGATGACTGCCCCGACGCGACGCTCGCGGTGAAGGCCTCCACCGACAAGCCCAGCTATCTGGCCGGCGAGCAGCCCAAGTTCACCATGGTGGTCACCAATATCGGCCTGGTGCAGTGCAAACGAGATGTGGGTGCCGCTGTGCTGGCCGCTTCGGTGTTCAGTGTGGACAACAAGCGGATCTGGGCCAACCTGGATTGCGCTCCGTCGCAAGAGAACTCCATCAAGACCTTCAACCCAGGCGAACAGGTGACCACCGAGGTCACCTGGACCGGAATGGGTTCCGCGCCCAACTGCCCGCTGCCTCGCCCGGCCATCGGCCCGGGGACCTACTCGCTGGTGGTTCAGCTCGGAGATCTGCGCAGCGCGCCAGTGCCCTTCATCATCGGTGAGAAGCCTGCCGATGCACCGCCGCCGGCAGCACCACCGGCCTAACCGGTTTGTTCGGTAAGAGTCGATTCGGCCAGACGGGACAGTCCTTCACGGATGTGCCGGGCCCACATGGCCCCGATTCCCTCCACCGACTGTAGATCGGTCGCGCTGGCGGCCAGGAGTCCCTGTAGCGACCCGAAGGCCCTGACCAGCCTGTCGATATGTGCGAACTGCAGTCGGGGGATGTGCGTCATGGCCCGGTAACCGCGGGAACTCATCGCGGTGTCCTGGGCTTCGACGGTCGATGGGTATCCGAATGTGCGCGACAGCACCGTCAGGTCCAACAGATCGGTATCCGAGAGCGCGTCCAGATCTTCTAGTGTCGACGCGATCTGCGCCTGAGTCGGTGGCTCGGGGTTGGCGTGATAATCCCGCACCAGTAGTTCGCGTTCGGTGTCGTTATCGCCGACGAGCTCGCCGATCTGCAGTTTGAGCTGACGTCCGTCGGTGCCGAGCTCGATGACATCGAGTTCGATGTCCTGGCTGATCCGGCGCACCAGTTCCAGCCGCTGCGCCACGGTCATGACGTCGCGCAGGGTCACGAAGTCCTCGATCTCCGCGGTGGACAACGACGAGGTCACCTCGTCCAGTCGTGTCTTGTAGCGCTCGAGGGTGGATACCGCCTGGTTGACCCGGGACATGACGGTCGCCGAATCCATGACCACGTGCCGGATGCCGGCGGTGTACACGCTCACGATGTTCATTGAATGGCTCACCGAGACAACGGGATAATCCGTCTGGATGGCTGTTCGCTCTGCGGACCGGTGCCGGGTACCGGACTCTTCGGTCGGGATGGACGGGTCGGGGACCAGCTGCACGTTGGCGCGAACGATGCGCGATCCGTCCGTGGACAGCACCACGGCACCGTCCATTTTGGACAGCTCGCGAAGTCGGGTCGGGGCGAAAGCGACATCGAGTGAGAAACCGCCGTCGCAGATGCTCTCGACCTTGTCGTCGTAGCCCAGGACAATCAGCGCCCCGGTGCGACCACGAAGAATGCGTTCCAGCCCGTCGCGCAGGGGTGTGCCCGGCGCCAACCTGGCCAGGGTCTCCCGCATTCTTGCGTTGGCTTCCGCGTTGTCCATCGCGCCCCTCCCTCTCCAGGCTCGGTTCGCCGCAGTTAGATTACGTGGTCATGTCGACGTGGACGTTGCCCGAGGGGCTAGAGCCGGTTAGCCGCGGCCCGGAAGCCCCCGCTCCGGGAGCAGCGCTGAACCCGGGCTGGCCCCGCAGGTTCAGTTACCCGGGGGCCGAGGAGGACCTGTGGGGCACGCGGTTCTTCGCCGCTGACGGCGCCGGCGTCACCGGCCAGTTCGAGGTTCTCCCGGAGCTAGAGGGCGGACCCGGCGTCATCCACGGCGGTGTGATGGCGGCGATCTTTGATGAGTTGCAGGGCGTGCTGGGCATCGTGACGCAGTTGATCGCTGTCACTGCGCATTTGGAGATCGACTACCGCAGGCCCATTCCCGTTGGGGCAATGGTAGACCTGGCCGCTGCGGTGGAGGGCAGGGCCGGACGCAAGCTGTACACGACGGCCAGTGCGCGAATCGACGGTGAGCTGGTGGCTAGTTCACAGGGGATCTTCGTGATCATCGACCCGGATGCGCACTACGGTGAAGGAGCCTCGCGGACGCTCGGCATCAGTCCGTAGATTGTTGTGCCAGGCGTAGACTCGGGCGCTTTTCCGGCTCGATCCGGCGTGCCTCGGAGAGCACTTCAAGGGCCCTGCCGACCGTGGGGCAGCGCAGCAGGTGCATACCGGCCGGATGCAGGTCGTCCCCCTCGGGCGGAATGACCGCATGGGTGTAGCCGAGCCGCGCGGCCTCGGCGATGCGCTTACCCACGGCAGCGGTGCGCCGGATATCACCCGCCAGCCCCACCTCACCGATGAACACCATGTTGGCCGGCAATGCGATGTCGGTGTACGCCGAGGCCACCGCCATCAGGATGGCCAAATCCGACGACGGGTCGGTCATGCGCATGCCGCCCACCGTTGCCATGTAAATATCGTTATTGCCCAAGGGGATTCGTCCGTGGCGTTCCAGTACGGCGGTGACCATCGCCGAACGTGCATGATCGAGTCCGCTCACCGCGCGCCGCGGTGACGGGTTGGTGGAAGTGGTTACGAGAGACTGAACCTCGCCGAGCAGGGGGCGCTTACCGTCGAGGGTGACCGTCACCGCCGTTCCGGGAGCGGCCTTCTCGCGATGTTCCAAGAACAACCCGGAAGGATCGGATACACATTCGATCCCTCTGTCGCGCAACTGAAAACATCCGACCTCATCGGCGGCGCCAAATCGGTTCTTGACTCCACGGACCATGCGCAACGCCGTGTGCTTGTCGCCCTCGAAGTGCAACACCACGTCGACCAGGTGTTCCAGAGATCGCGGCCCAGCGATCGCACCGTCCTTGGTGACATGGCCGACCAGCACCATCGCCACCCCCGAAGACTTCGCCGCCATGGTCAACGCCGTCGTCACCGCTCGCACCTGGGTAACACCACCGGTCACGCCGTCGGCATCGGTGGTGGACATGGTCTGCACCGAATCGATAATTGCCAGTGTGGGTTTGACCGCCTCGATATGCCCCAGCACGCTGTGTAGATCGGATTCGGAGGCCAGATACACCTCGTCGTGCGCGCATCCGGTGCGTTCGGCCCGAAGCCGAACCTGGGCCGCCGACTCCTCGCCGCTGATGTAGAGCGCACGTCCGCCAGAGGCCGCCCATTGGTGGACGACCTTCAGCAGCAGCGTCGATTTGCCGACGCCCGGCTCACCGGCGAGGAGATTCACCGAGCCGGGGATGACGCCGCCACCCAGCACCCTGTCGAGCTCGGAGACACCGGTGGGCTGGTGCTTGGTGGTGTCGGTGGGGATGCTGGTGATGGGTACCGCTGCCGAGGCCGGAGCGACGGCGCGCACCGCGCCGAGTCCGCCGATGGAGGACAGCACGGCGGTTTCACTCACGCTGCCCCAGGTGCCGCAATCGGGGCAGCGGCCCACCCATTTGGCGGTGGTGTGCTGGCATTCAGAACACCTGAACTGCGCGCGGGGTTTGGCCACACCGCGACGTTAGCCGTCGGGTGTGACAAATCCGGGGATGCGGGCCGGGGCGAGTGATTTCCCGGGTGCGCTTCCTGTTGTCACAGCGTATTCACACACAAATGTGCACTTGTTTCAAGGGGATTGCATGACTTGATCGCGGCAAACCATTGCCCGGCAAGTGCACTGATTGCCCCGATCGATAGGTGTTATGAACTGCGGTAATAGTTCAGTGTTGGGAGCGCCACGGCGCATAGGTTGTGGCTTAAGGCGCCCTGCCGTACTGTATTCAGTATACAAACGTTAACCGAAATGGAGTCGAGCATGTCTCTCAATGTTCAGACCTTGACCTCTTCTCGGCTTGCGCGTCGGATACTGACCTCTTCGTTCGTCAAGGCCGCTACAACTCCGCATGGTGTGGACCGCTACTTCGAAATGATCGACCCGCTGTGGTCCACGACCGAGACCCGCGCAGAGGTGACCGACGTCGTCCGGAAGACCAAGGACAGCGTCACCTTGACCTTGCGTCCCAATGCCAACTGGAAGGGCTTCCGGGCCGGACAGTTCGTCAAGCTCTCGGTTGAGATCGACGGTGTCCGCCGCACCCGTTGCTACTCGCCGGCGAACTCGCAGTTCCGTCGTGACGGCCAGATCGAGCTCACCGTCAAAGTAGACCCGAACGGCCTTGTTTCGCCCTGGCTGCTGGCCAACGCCAAGCCAGGCTTGGTCGTACAGATCTCGGCCGCGCAAGGCGAGTTCTGCCTGCCGCTGCCGCATCCGCGAAGCATCCTGTTCATCAGCGGTGGTTCGGGAATCACGCCGGTGATGTCGATGCTGCGCACACTCACCGATAAGGCGTACATCGGGAAGATCACCTTCCTGCACTACGCGTTCACCAAGGACGACGTGATCTACCAGGCGGAAATCGATGAGATCAAGGCCAAGTACGAAGGCGTCAGGATTGTCCGTGCGTATACCGAAGCGTCGGACGGAGACCTCGAGGGCTACTTCTGCAAGGAGCACCTGCTCGCCGCTGACCGCCACTACGCAGAAGCCGAAACATACCTGTGCGGCCCGATGCCGCTGATGAACGCGGTCCGTGAGATCTTCGATGCCGAGGGTCTCGCGCACAAGCTCCACCTCGAGCAGTTCGCCGCCCCGATTCGGACCGTCAGCACCGACGATGCCGAAGGCGACCTCACCTTCTCCGAGTCGAACTTGGCTGTCGCCAACAACGGCCAGACGATCCTCGAGCAGGCTGAGGCCGCGGGCCTGACTCCGGAGTACGGCTGCCGCATCGGCATCTGCTTCACGTGTGTTCGCAAGAAGGACAGCGGAACAACGCAGAACGTTCTCAACGGCGACCTCTGCAGCGACCCTGACACCAACGTCAAGCTCTGCATCAACAAACCCGTTGGCGATGTCGTCATCGCCCTCTGAGCAACGCCGAGCCAGCCTCCACCACAGCCCCGAAGGAGACACGAAATGACTACTTTCGCACCTGCCAACAAGCAGAAGAACCAGAAGAAGCCGACCACGTACGCACCCCCGGCCAGGCCGAATGATCTCAAGAAACTGCCTTCCGAGCAGATCGAAGAGTTCGGCAAGGAAATGGACGCCCTGCGTGCCCGCATCGTCGCCGACCTCGGCGAAAAGGATGCCAACTACATCCGCGACATCGTGAGCAAGCAGAAGAAGCTTGAAGTCGCCGGCCGCGCGCTGCTGTGGGCCGGCTGGTTCCCGCCGGCTTGGTTGGGAGGAGTCGTAGCGCTTTCCCTCTCCAAGATCATCGACAACATGGAGATCGGGCACAACGTCATGCATGGCCAGTACGACTGGATGCAGGACCCGGCTCTCACGTCCAAGAACTTCGACTGGGACAACACCATCCACGCCGACAGCTGGCTGTACACGCACAACTACGTGCACCACACCTTCACCAACATCGTCGGCAAAGACCACGACGCCGAGGGTTACGGCGTCATGCGCATGACCGAGGAGCAGCCGTGGCACCCGATCTGGCTGCTCAACCCCGTCTTCTGTGCCACCCTGCAGATCTTCTTCCAGTGGGGGACCGCGCTCCAGGAGCTCGAGTCGGAGAAGTTCTTCAAGGGTGAGAAGTCGTGGTCCGACATGAAAGAAGGACTTGCTAGGTTCCGCGCGAAGGCTGGCAAGCAGGCGCTCAAGGACTACGTCATCTTCCCGCTGCTCTCGGGTCCGGGCGCGCCGTTCACCTTCCTCGGAAACATGGCGGCCAACCTGGTCCGCAACCTGTGGGCATCGTCGGTGATCTGGTGCGGC
This genomic window from Mycobacteroides chelonae contains:
- a CDS encoding LCP family protein — protein: MSRDTGRRRPKHALPKSNNRWSISKTAAGRAVFALLACASLVVTGAGWQVFYKAFSHVPTSGAEAEGGKSSDGSMNMLLIGLDSRKDQDGNDLPKAVLSQLHAGDSDAGGYNTNTLILVHVGADNKVTAFSIPRDDWVPAEGIPGYKHIKIKEAYGLTKANEADKLVNEGITDQATLEQQSREAGRRATLNAVHRLTGQPIDYFAEVNLVGFYDLASELGGVTVCLNNAVYDSYSGANFQAGEQTLNASQALAFVRQRHGLENGDLDRTHRQQAFLISVMQQLRNAGTLTDITKLNGLMNVVHKDVVLSKGWTEKQFQRIGQIADGNVNFQTLPVVRYDTINGADVNIVDPVAIRAKVAAAFKGEDAAPASAPATPTSTVDVVNATSTSGLASTISSALVSRGYTKGDVRDPESGESTSTTIDYGAGADADAKTMSTMLGIDVKPSADPALAPGRIRVMLGDGYSAPSDVLSAEDSGTASSMAGSLSSEDYAPPDSGKPVVGSSGIPCVN
- a CDS encoding fatty acid desaturase family protein; translated protein: MDALRARIVADLGEKDANYIRDIVSKQKKLEVAGRALLWAGWFPPAWLGGVVALSLSKIIDNMEIGHNVMHGQYDWMQDPALTSKNFDWDNTIHADSWLYTHNYVHHTFTNIVGKDHDAEGYGVMRMTEEQPWHPIWLLNPVFCATLQIFFQWGTALQELESEKFFKGEKSWSDMKEGLARFRAKAGKQALKDYVIFPLLSGPGAPFTFLGNMAANLVRNLWASSVIWCGHFPEEVQTFSIEETEDESHAAWYYRQILGSANFTGWKGIDILSGNLSYQIEHHLFPDLPAYRYAEIAVEVRAICEKYGIAYHEASMAKQLGSVYKKVFKLSFPDNFFQKSPIATVADIITFPVRMVRRQFRAAA
- the radA gene encoding DNA repair protein RadA, with protein sequence MAKPRAQFRCSECQHTTAKWVGRCPDCGTWGSVSETAVLSSIGGLGAVRAVAPASAAVPITSIPTDTTKHQPTGVSELDRVLGGGVIPGSVNLLAGEPGVGKSTLLLKVVHQWAASGGRALYISGEESAAQVRLRAERTGCAHDEVYLASESDLHSVLGHIEAVKPTLAIIDSVQTMSTTDADGVTGGVTQVRAVTTALTMAAKSSGVAMVLVGHVTKDGAIAGPRSLEHLVDVVLHFEGDKHTALRMVRGVKNRFGAADEVGCFQLRDRGIECVSDPSGLFLEHREKAAPGTAVTVTLDGKRPLLGEVQSLVTTSTNPSPRRAVSGLDHARSAMVTAVLERHGRIPLGNNDIYMATVGGMRMTDPSSDLAILMAVASAYTDIALPANMVFIGEVGLAGDIRRTAAVGKRIAEAARLGYTHAVIPPEGDDLHPAGMHLLRCPTVGRALEVLSEARRIEPEKRPSLRLAQQSTD
- a CDS encoding PaaI family thioesterase — protein: MSTWTLPEGLEPVSRGPEAPAPGAALNPGWPRRFSYPGAEEDLWGTRFFAADGAGVTGQFEVLPELEGGPGVIHGGVMAAIFDELQGVLGIVTQLIAVTAHLEIDYRRPIPVGAMVDLAAAVEGRAGRKLYTTASARIDGELVASSQGIFVIIDPDAHYGEGASRTLGISP
- a CDS encoding ferredoxin reductase, with protein sequence MSLNVQTLTSSRLARRILTSSFVKAATTPHGVDRYFEMIDPLWSTTETRAEVTDVVRKTKDSVTLTLRPNANWKGFRAGQFVKLSVEIDGVRRTRCYSPANSQFRRDGQIELTVKVDPNGLVSPWLLANAKPGLVVQISAAQGEFCLPLPHPRSILFISGGSGITPVMSMLRTLTDKAYIGKITFLHYAFTKDDVIYQAEIDEIKAKYEGVRIVRAYTEASDGDLEGYFCKEHLLAADRHYAEAETYLCGPMPLMNAVREIFDAEGLAHKLHLEQFAAPIRTVSTDDAEGDLTFSESNLAVANNGQTILEQAEAAGLTPEYGCRIGICFTCVRKKDSGTTQNVLNGDLCSDPDTNVKLCINKPVGDVVIAL
- the disA gene encoding DNA integrity scanning diadenylate cyclase DisA gives rise to the protein MDNAEANARMRETLARLAPGTPLRDGLERILRGRTGALIVLGYDDKVESICDGGFSLDVAFAPTRLRELSKMDGAVVLSTDGSRIVRANVQLVPDPSIPTEESGTRHRSAERTAIQTDYPVVSVSHSMNIVSVYTAGIRHVVMDSATVMSRVNQAVSTLERYKTRLDEVTSSLSTAEIEDFVTLRDVMTVAQRLELVRRISQDIELDVIELGTDGRQLKLQIGELVGDNDTERELLVRDYHANPEPPTQAQIASTLEDLDALSDTDLLDLTVLSRTFGYPSTVEAQDTAMSSRGYRAMTHIPRLQFAHIDRLVRAFGSLQGLLAASATDLQSVEGIGAMWARHIREGLSRLAESTLTEQTG
- a CDS encoding carbonic anhydrase, yielding MTADPRSAWKALKEGNQRFVGGFPQHPSQSITRRAELANGQNPNVLLFGCSDSRVAAEIIFDQGLGDMFIVRTAGQVIDSAVLGSIEYAVAVLGVPLIAILGHDSCGAVGATVAALDTGEVPGGYIRDLVVRVMPSILGGRKDGLSRIDEFEARHVEETGIKLLQRSQVVADAVKANKLAIVYLTYKLADGRIVLHGHVGDIGE
- a CDS encoding A/G-specific adenine glycosylase, producing MSWFDVAERDLPWRHPEATPWHILISEVMLQQTPVSRVEPVWREWVARWPVPSAMAKTSVAEVLRAWGKLGYPRRAMRLHECATVLARDYGDQVPDDVETLLTLPGVGAYTARAIACFGYGQRVPVVDTNVRRVIARVVHGVADSAPSARDLRDAEALLPVDNGARFSAALMELGALVCTARAPQCPLCPLSSCTWHEAGRPELDTPARPVQKYAGTDRQVRGRLLDVLRGSSIPVTRAQLDVVWLSDIAQRDRALDSLLVDGLVEQTSDGRFALAGEGG